Proteins found in one Brevibacillus brevis genomic segment:
- a CDS encoding RNA polymerase sigma factor — MDHREMEQVLKEVRSGDIDQFGLIIDAMQKPLFVYCYHMLGHRQEAEDAVQEVFLKAFEQLDSYRHNVSFSAWMYKIAYHHCLNLLNRAKLNRVVTFLRAGIQTVSRHEGEKKIEDTEYLNNPLHVAISKLSVKERNLLILRVVEERSYDELALLFDTKPATLRKQYERALKKCKSYMLVSEGGDRHDSISATR, encoded by the coding sequence TTGGATCATAGGGAAATGGAGCAAGTGCTAAAGGAGGTCAGATCCGGGGATATCGACCAATTTGGTTTGATCATCGATGCGATGCAAAAGCCGTTGTTCGTGTATTGCTATCACATGCTGGGACACCGACAGGAAGCGGAGGATGCTGTCCAGGAGGTTTTCTTGAAGGCATTCGAGCAGTTGGACAGCTATCGACACAACGTTTCTTTCTCAGCATGGATGTATAAGATCGCGTATCATCATTGCTTGAACTTGTTAAACAGGGCGAAGCTCAATCGCGTGGTCACTTTTTTGCGAGCGGGAATTCAGACGGTTAGTCGCCATGAGGGTGAAAAGAAGATAGAAGATACCGAGTACTTGAACAACCCTCTTCATGTAGCGATATCAAAGCTATCCGTAAAGGAGCGGAATCTCCTGATCTTGCGGGTGGTGGAAGAACGCAGCTACGACGAGCTGGCCTTGTTGTTCGATACAAAGCCAGCTACGCTGCGAAAACAGTATGAGCGTGCATTGAAAAAATGTAAATCTTACATGCTCGTGAGTGAAGGCGGTGATAGACATGACTCGATCTCAGCAACCCGATGA
- a CDS encoding DUF5050 domain-containing protein has product MVKKFKWLTACVFSTILLCTAIPATIDAAPQMKSKGYVAGNLTLFPQLDVNVGEKVTVTATIAKHGKIKGDAEFHFTGPDEDLVMEDVKVTEGKEKYEITGTFTPSEKGKYEIKLTLTMKGEDKQEIQGAASGIIRVGDEWKFFFVADADSKLKGTIYKDKLVNESPMKVTPANQVTGKIYRGNQEIYYLQVNDPAAEKGLQQSSLYKVKQGSSTPEAVKFVGDKITSFVLDESDMYFTAYTDDNRAMLYKAKTNSDKIEEVLENVDLATVSNGWYYFHDSLDHGLYKMKLNGSEKTKLTKDDTKIDVSKGGSFEVYTDAISYVDSNFRHVLISKEGKHLQDGKQIKGKIVDVVGGNIFYLDSDKALYRTQLASDQTEKIMDLKSDAIVEINVPAQYILYAKTNNELYKVQWK; this is encoded by the coding sequence ATGGTGAAGAAATTCAAATGGCTTACTGCTTGCGTATTTTCGACTATCCTTTTGTGTACGGCTATTCCAGCTACCATTGACGCGGCACCACAGATGAAGTCAAAAGGATATGTGGCAGGCAATCTGACGTTATTTCCACAACTCGATGTGAATGTGGGTGAGAAAGTCACGGTAACAGCAACGATTGCAAAACACGGGAAGATAAAAGGGGATGCGGAGTTTCACTTCACTGGTCCTGATGAGGATCTCGTGATGGAAGACGTGAAGGTCACGGAAGGAAAAGAGAAGTATGAGATAACAGGAACCTTTACTCCCTCGGAAAAAGGAAAATATGAGATTAAACTCACACTAACCATGAAGGGCGAGGACAAGCAGGAGATACAGGGTGCGGCGTCTGGCATCATTCGGGTAGGAGACGAGTGGAAATTCTTCTTTGTCGCAGATGCTGACAGCAAGCTGAAGGGTACGATCTACAAGGATAAATTGGTCAATGAGAGTCCGATGAAAGTGACTCCAGCCAATCAGGTGACCGGTAAAATCTATCGAGGAAATCAAGAGATTTATTACTTGCAGGTCAACGATCCAGCAGCGGAAAAAGGGCTGCAGCAAAGCTCTCTTTACAAAGTAAAGCAAGGTAGCAGCACGCCGGAAGCTGTGAAATTTGTGGGAGACAAGATTACGTCCTTTGTCTTGGATGAAAGCGATATGTACTTTACGGCTTATACGGACGACAACCGCGCGATGCTGTATAAAGCGAAAACCAATTCGGACAAAATAGAGGAAGTGCTTGAAAATGTAGACTTAGCAACGGTTTCGAATGGCTGGTATTACTTCCATGACAGCCTTGATCACGGACTTTATAAAATGAAGCTGAATGGGTCAGAAAAAACGAAGCTTACAAAAGATGACACGAAAATAGATGTAAGTAAAGGCGGCAGCTTTGAGGTTTATACCGACGCGATTTCCTACGTAGATAGCAACTTTCGGCATGTACTGATTTCAAAAGAGGGTAAACACTTGCAAGATGGCAAGCAGATCAAGGGAAAAATCGTCGATGTCGTAGGTGGAAACATTTTCTATCTGGACAGCGACAAAGCTTTATACCGGACACAGCTCGCTTCAGATCAAACAGAGAAAATCATGGACTTGAAGAGCGATGCGATTGTAGAGATAAACGTACCCGCACAATACATTCTTTATGCCAAAACGAACAATGAGCTTTACAAGGTTCAGTGGAAATAA
- the erpA gene encoding iron-sulfur cluster insertion protein ErpA — MITLTERASLKVKEMLAAEGKPDVFLRVGVRTGGCSGFTYGMGWDEEMKEGDETFEQNGVKIVVDKDSYPYIKGTEIDFKESMMGGGFSIENPNAVASCGCGSSFKTALAEGKAEKCDD; from the coding sequence ATGATTACATTGACAGAGCGCGCCAGTCTGAAAGTAAAAGAAATGCTGGCAGCAGAAGGCAAGCCCGATGTGTTTTTGCGGGTAGGTGTCAGAACTGGTGGTTGCAGCGGCTTTACCTACGGGATGGGCTGGGACGAAGAGATGAAAGAAGGCGACGAGACCTTCGAGCAAAACGGTGTGAAAATTGTTGTCGATAAGGACAGCTACCCATACATTAAAGGTACAGAGATCGATTTCAAGGAATCGATGATGGGTGGAGGCTTCTCCATCGAGAATCCGAATGCAGTCGCTTCTTGTGGCTGTGGATCTTCGTTCAAAACAGCGTTGGCTGAAGGAAAAGCGGAGAAATGTGACGACTAA
- a CDS encoding aspartyl-phosphate phosphatase Spo0E family protein translates to MRDVLLEKIELLRQRMVYMGLEFGLDHPDVLEYSIQIDQLHNELNQIDHSLSKAGNRKKAYRFYLMENNAHFA, encoded by the coding sequence ATGCGGGACGTTTTGCTCGAGAAAATCGAACTCCTTCGACAGCGTATGGTATATATGGGGTTAGAGTTTGGGTTAGATCATCCAGATGTCCTAGAATACAGTATACAAATTGATCAACTACACAACGAACTGAACCAGATCGATCATAGTCTGTCTAAGGCAGGGAACCGGAAGAAAGCGTATAGATTTTATTTAATGGAAAACAATGCACATTTTGCATAG
- the mqnE gene encoding aminofutalosine synthase MqnE: protein MALETIAIQDKSLAGIAEKVMHGERLTLEDGVTLFNSNDLLTIGQLANVVNYRKNQDNVYFLQNLYINPTNVCEAHCKFCGFRRDEGDEGAYTMSMEELLHYVETRFHPGIREFHIVGGHNQHKPFEYYLDTLRTLRKAYPDVTIKSYTGAEIEFFSRISGLSIREVLQELMKAGLQSLTGGGAEILTERYRMKMSPEKASTDMYLQVHRTAHELGLKTHTTMLYGSIETLEERVIHMLRLRELQDDTNGFMVFIPLAVQPIKATAGIKRRNSAIDDLKTMAISRLMLDNFQHIKAYFINIGTQLTQLSLQMGISDAHGTLIEERISHSAGALTQQALTVDELVWLIKGAGKRALERDTFYNVIKEH from the coding sequence ATGGCGCTTGAAACGATTGCCATACAAGACAAATCTCTCGCCGGAATTGCAGAAAAAGTTATGCATGGCGAAAGACTTACCTTGGAAGACGGTGTCACCCTTTTTAATTCCAACGATCTTTTGACGATTGGACAATTGGCTAACGTTGTTAACTATCGCAAGAATCAGGATAACGTTTACTTTTTGCAAAATCTGTACATCAACCCAACCAACGTATGTGAAGCTCATTGCAAATTCTGTGGCTTCCGCCGCGATGAAGGGGATGAAGGTGCCTACACGATGAGCATGGAAGAGTTGCTTCATTATGTAGAAACGCGCTTCCATCCGGGTATCCGTGAATTCCATATCGTTGGCGGACATAACCAGCACAAGCCATTTGAATACTACCTCGACACCCTTCGTACCTTGAGAAAAGCGTACCCGGATGTGACGATTAAATCGTATACAGGTGCTGAGATCGAGTTCTTCTCCCGTATTTCCGGTCTATCCATCCGCGAGGTTTTGCAAGAGCTGATGAAAGCTGGTCTGCAAAGTCTTACTGGTGGTGGCGCTGAAATTTTGACTGAGCGCTATCGTATGAAAATGAGCCCGGAAAAAGCAAGCACAGACATGTACCTGCAAGTACACCGCACGGCTCATGAGTTGGGCTTGAAAACACATACCACCATGCTGTACGGCTCCATTGAGACGTTGGAAGAGCGCGTGATTCACATGCTCCGCCTGCGCGAGCTGCAAGATGACACAAACGGCTTCATGGTTTTCATTCCATTGGCTGTTCAACCGATCAAAGCAACAGCTGGCATCAAACGCCGCAACTCTGCCATTGATGATTTGAAAACAATGGCAATCAGCCGTCTGATGCTCGATAACTTCCAACATATCAAAGCATACTTCATTAACATCGGTACCCAGCTCACACAGCTTTCTCTGCAAATGGGAATTTCCGATGCTCACGGAACCTTGATCGAGGAGCGCATCAGCCACTCAGCCGGTGCACTTACCCAGCAGGCTCTGACAGTAGATGAGTTGGTTTGGTTGATCAAAGGCGCAGGAAAACGCGCCCTGGAACGCGATACCTTCTACAACGTGATCAAAGAACATTAA
- a CDS encoding DUF1450 domain-containing protein, which yields MKPLVEFCASNVSSYTQSVVDALENDPDLDVDVLEYGCLGYCGECYMEPFALVNGTLVQAPTADELLVKIKNKLREEEELLDADFPL from the coding sequence ATGAAACCACTAGTAGAATTTTGCGCGAGCAATGTTTCCTCTTATACGCAATCCGTCGTGGATGCATTGGAAAATGATCCTGATCTGGATGTGGACGTACTCGAGTACGGCTGTCTAGGGTATTGCGGTGAATGCTACATGGAGCCATTCGCGCTTGTAAACGGCACATTGGTACAAGCTCCAACAGCGGATGAATTACTGGTGAAAATCAAGAATAAATTACGGGAGGAAGAAGAACTGCTGGATGCAGATTTTCCTCTGTAG
- a CDS encoding NAD(P)/FAD-dependent oxidoreductase, which yields MKRLVILGGGYGGLRIIERVLSPDLPDDVFITLVDRMPFHGLKTEYYALAAGTTPESHLRVTFPNDPRLTVKYGEIAGVELDEQVVNFANGDTLSYDWLVIGLGCEDRYHDIPGADQFTCSIQTMGATRNTYMAINNVNPYGTVSVVGGGLSGVEMAAELRESRPDLNVRIIDRGQSILSPFPKKLQEYASQWFIEHDVQLVSMANVTGIEQGIVYNHNQPVESDVIVWTAGIQANKIVRSLPIETDNIGRAKLNQYHQIPSHTNVYVVGDCASTIIAPSAQTAEIQGDQIALMLKKDIKGEEYPASLPVLKHKGFLGSLGKKEGFASMGKMSLVGQMARVIKSGQLWMYKKHMG from the coding sequence ATGAAACGACTTGTGATCCTTGGAGGAGGATACGGGGGTCTTCGTATTATTGAGCGAGTCCTGTCCCCTGATTTACCAGATGACGTATTTATAACCCTCGTAGACCGTATGCCGTTTCATGGCTTGAAAACAGAGTATTACGCTCTGGCGGCAGGTACTACACCGGAATCTCACCTGCGTGTTACTTTTCCAAATGATCCACGCCTGACCGTCAAATACGGAGAAATTGCTGGCGTGGAATTGGACGAGCAGGTCGTCAATTTTGCTAACGGGGACACCCTCTCCTACGACTGGCTTGTAATCGGATTGGGTTGTGAGGATCGTTACCATGATATCCCTGGTGCTGATCAATTTACGTGTTCGATTCAAACCATGGGAGCTACTCGCAACACATACATGGCAATCAATAATGTGAACCCATACGGCACGGTTAGCGTTGTAGGCGGTGGTCTTTCCGGGGTGGAAATGGCTGCTGAGCTGCGCGAGAGCCGTCCCGACCTGAATGTACGCATCATCGACCGCGGTCAAAGCATTTTGAGCCCATTCCCGAAAAAACTTCAGGAATATGCTTCTCAATGGTTTATTGAGCACGATGTACAGCTTGTTTCCATGGCGAATGTCACTGGTATCGAGCAAGGGATCGTGTACAACCACAACCAGCCTGTTGAAAGTGATGTTATCGTATGGACAGCAGGTATTCAAGCGAACAAAATCGTGCGCTCTCTGCCGATCGAAACAGACAACATCGGACGCGCCAAACTAAATCAGTATCATCAAATCCCATCCCATACGAACGTGTATGTGGTAGGCGACTGCGCAAGCACCATCATTGCGCCGAGCGCACAAACAGCTGAGATCCAAGGCGATCAAATTGCCCTGATGTTGAAAAAAGACATCAAAGGTGAGGAGTATCCAGCCTCATTGCCTGTTCTCAAGCACAAAGGCTTCCTCGGTTCCCTCGGCAAAAAGGAAGGCTTTGCCAGCATGGGGAAAATGTCTCTGGTCGGTCAGATGGCTCGTGTCATCAAGAGCGGTCAGCTATGGATGTACAAAAAGCATATGGGATAG
- a CDS encoding MBL fold metallo-hydrolase, translating to MESNTYEDMNDTLADNYMPMTSFRSGVEETVRPDVACYTIQIVNIALVGDSHSWVLIDAGMPQSAEQIIEIARERFGEEAKPRAILLTHGHFDHGGAVVELVKAWRVPVYAHSLEIPYLTGQKYYPEPDGTVEGGLLAKISPLFPNEPIDLGSHVHPLPEDGSVPGMPGWRWIHTPGHSPGHISFFRDEDRTLLAGDAFVTVKQDSLYQVVTQQQQLTGPPVYLTTDWQAAWQSVEKLANLAPAYAITGHGPPMYGQELADGLVQLVAEFDRIAVPKYGRYVDMEM from the coding sequence GTGGAATCAAACACATATGAGGATATGAATGATACGCTGGCTGACAACTACATGCCGATGACTTCCTTTCGAAGTGGAGTCGAAGAGACAGTCAGACCAGATGTAGCATGCTACACCATTCAAATTGTGAACATCGCGCTGGTCGGAGATTCACATTCATGGGTTCTGATAGATGCGGGGATGCCGCAATCGGCGGAACAAATCATCGAGATTGCCCGGGAGCGCTTTGGTGAAGAAGCAAAGCCAAGAGCCATCCTGCTCACTCACGGTCATTTCGATCATGGCGGGGCAGTCGTCGAGCTCGTAAAAGCGTGGAGGGTTCCCGTCTATGCCCATTCGCTTGAAATCCCTTATTTGACAGGTCAAAAATACTATCCGGAGCCAGATGGAACGGTTGAGGGCGGGCTGCTTGCGAAGATATCACCGTTGTTTCCAAATGAACCAATCGATTTGGGCAGCCATGTTCATCCTTTGCCCGAAGACGGGAGTGTTCCCGGAATGCCTGGATGGCGCTGGATACATACGCCTGGACATTCGCCCGGGCACATTTCGTTCTTTCGTGATGAAGACAGAACTCTTCTCGCAGGAGACGCTTTTGTTACGGTAAAGCAGGATTCGTTGTATCAAGTCGTGACTCAGCAACAGCAATTGACCGGTCCCCCTGTTTATTTGACAACCGATTGGCAGGCAGCTTGGCAATCCGTCGAAAAGCTTGCCAATCTCGCCCCTGCGTATGCAATCACTGGTCACGGTCCACCTATGTATGGCCAGGAATTGGCCGATGGATTGGTCCAATTGGTTGCTGAGTTTGATCGGATAGCTGTTCCCAAGTATGGACGATACGTGGATATGGAGATGTAG
- a CDS encoding carbon-nitrogen hydrolase family protein, with amino-acid sequence MKIGLAQTRFPQSAAEGLAIIKQQMINAAQNNCDLICFPESMIPGLRGVGYEVEAYDHEVQRRALEEIRALAKERQLAVILPMEWKDERGYHLVAFVVGKQGEDLGLQIKNQIDPDEDQFDYIPGEGRQMFTIEDVAFGIVICHEGWRYPETVRWAARRGASIVFHPMFTGEVSNPDFYNGAMVCRSLENNIYFASVNYAIPNQQVTTALISPTGERLCVAVSGSEELLVFEIDPAKATRLLAQRFQPRLVE; translated from the coding sequence ATGAAAATAGGCCTGGCTCAGACGAGGTTCCCCCAATCAGCGGCGGAGGGGCTTGCAATCATTAAGCAGCAGATGATAAATGCTGCGCAAAACAATTGCGATCTGATTTGCTTTCCTGAATCGATGATTCCGGGGCTGCGCGGTGTTGGCTATGAAGTGGAAGCATACGATCATGAGGTACAACGGAGAGCTTTGGAAGAGATTCGTGCTCTGGCGAAGGAACGCCAGCTCGCCGTCATTTTACCGATGGAATGGAAGGATGAGCGCGGCTATCATCTAGTCGCCTTTGTGGTGGGGAAACAGGGAGAAGACCTTGGGCTGCAAATAAAAAATCAGATCGACCCAGATGAGGATCAGTTTGACTATATTCCCGGCGAAGGGCGGCAAATGTTTACGATAGAGGATGTGGCGTTTGGCATTGTCATTTGCCATGAAGGATGGCGATATCCAGAGACGGTACGGTGGGCGGCACGCCGTGGGGCGAGCATCGTTTTCCATCCGATGTTTACAGGAGAAGTCAGCAATCCCGATTTTTACAACGGGGCAATGGTTTGCCGAAGCTTGGAAAACAACATCTACTTCGCCAGTGTGAACTACGCGATTCCAAATCAACAAGTGACGACAGCTTTGATCTCACCGACCGGGGAACGGCTTTGTGTGGCGGTTTCAGGGAGCGAAGAGCTGCTTGTGTTCGAGATTGATCCTGCGAAAGCTACGCGATTATTGGCCCAGCGATTCCAGCCCAGGTTGGTTGAGTAG
- a CDS encoding ATP-grasp domain-containing protein: MKVLFCGQPFQENKVDETYEYEYTCAKQLGLDIHLISLEQLIYQDNPLGAVKQIQPSPEKVTAIYRGWMLKPFLYQKLYDALLAKNIELINTPEKYVHCHYLPESYEIIKDFTPLSVWLHKEEIDASFENVYRIVKRFGQAPIMIKDFVKSRKHDWNEACYIPDASDNEKVQKVTSRFLELQQDELNEGVVFREFLKLQFLTHHSQSNMPLSQEYRVFFLDGEPMYMENYWEEGQYDETLPDLKPFLEVAKKIKSRFFTMDIAKLENGSWTILELGDAQVSALPEQADRFEFFTRLKRNFL, translated from the coding sequence ATGAAAGTCCTATTTTGCGGTCAACCATTTCAAGAAAACAAAGTCGATGAAACCTATGAATATGAGTATACGTGCGCAAAACAACTCGGCTTGGACATTCATCTGATCAGCTTGGAACAACTGATATACCAGGACAACCCGTTAGGGGCAGTGAAACAAATCCAACCCTCTCCTGAAAAAGTAACGGCTATCTACAGGGGATGGATGCTAAAGCCGTTCCTGTACCAAAAATTGTACGACGCGCTGCTAGCCAAAAATATAGAGTTAATCAATACACCCGAAAAGTACGTGCATTGCCATTACCTGCCTGAATCTTATGAGATCATCAAAGATTTCACCCCGCTGTCGGTCTGGCTGCACAAAGAAGAGATAGACGCGTCATTTGAAAACGTGTATCGGATTGTAAAGAGATTTGGACAGGCTCCGATCATGATCAAAGATTTTGTGAAATCTCGAAAACACGATTGGAATGAGGCCTGCTATATTCCCGATGCCTCCGATAATGAAAAGGTACAGAAAGTGACAAGCCGATTTTTGGAGCTGCAACAGGATGAGTTGAATGAGGGAGTCGTCTTTCGAGAATTTCTGAAGCTTCAATTTTTGACCCATCACTCGCAGAGCAACATGCCATTATCCCAGGAATATCGCGTTTTCTTTTTGGATGGTGAACCCATGTACATGGAAAATTACTGGGAGGAAGGACAATATGACGAAACGCTGCCAGATCTCAAGCCATTTTTAGAGGTAGCGAAAAAAATCAAGAGCCGCTTTTTTACTATGGATATCGCCAAGCTGGAAAATGGCTCGTGGACCATCCTTGAGCTAGGGGATGCACAGGTGTCTGCTCTGCCTGAACAGGCTGATAGATTTGAATTTTTCACGAGGTTAAAAAGAAATTTTCTATAG
- a CDS encoding YuzD family protein, producing MTVDIKVFGTEQLCASCVNLPSAKETAEWLEAALSRKYGSDSIRIVYSDFQQPQTDDDKSWANRIIEEDLWYPLVVISGEIVGEGNPKLKDIYEKLESMGVQPIASTADAE from the coding sequence GTGACTGTCGATATCAAGGTTTTTGGGACAGAGCAATTGTGCGCGAGCTGCGTCAATTTGCCATCTGCAAAGGAAACAGCCGAGTGGCTGGAGGCGGCACTCTCTCGCAAGTATGGGAGTGACAGCATCCGCATCGTTTATAGTGACTTTCAACAGCCGCAGACAGACGATGACAAAAGCTGGGCGAATCGCATTATCGAGGAAGATTTATGGTATCCGCTTGTCGTAATTTCCGGGGAAATTGTCGGTGAGGGAAATCCGAAATTAAAGGATATCTATGAAAAGCTGGAGAGCATGGGCGTGCAGCCGATTGCTTCGACAGCAGATGCCGAATAA
- a CDS encoding bifunctional cystathionine gamma-lyase/homocysteine desulfhydrase, with translation MRIKTRLIHGGIDGDPHTGAVSVPIYQVSTYKQEAIGVHKGFEYSRTGNPTRHALETYIAEIEGGARGFAFGSGMAALSTILSMFNKGDHLVVGDDVYGGTYRVVTRVFSRMGLEATYVDTSDLAAVEAAIRPETKAIIMETPTNPLLKVSDISALAGIAKAKGVLLVVDNTFMTPYWQNPLDLGADIVFHSATKYLGGHSDVVAGLVVAKDAQVGEDLHFVQNAIGGVLGPQDSWLLLRGMKTLGIRMEEHEHNARTLAKWLSERSDIKRVIYPGLSSHSGHELIKKQARGFGGMISFDVGSAERADEVLAKVKYYTLAESLGAVESLISVPARMTHASIPAERRAELGITDGLVRISVGIEDVQDLIEDLDQALS, from the coding sequence ATGCGTATCAAAACTCGTCTGATCCACGGCGGAATCGATGGAGATCCACATACAGGAGCCGTATCCGTTCCAATTTACCAGGTAAGTACGTATAAACAGGAAGCCATTGGCGTTCACAAGGGCTTTGAATACTCCCGTACCGGGAATCCGACCCGTCACGCATTGGAAACATACATCGCCGAAATCGAAGGCGGCGCACGCGGCTTTGCATTTGGTTCTGGTATGGCGGCACTCTCTACCATCCTCTCCATGTTCAACAAAGGTGACCATCTCGTGGTAGGTGACGATGTATACGGTGGTACTTACCGCGTCGTTACACGCGTATTCTCCCGTATGGGTCTGGAAGCAACCTACGTAGATACGAGCGATCTGGCAGCAGTAGAGGCGGCAATTCGCCCGGAAACCAAAGCAATCATCATGGAAACACCGACAAACCCTCTGCTGAAAGTGAGCGACATCAGCGCGCTGGCAGGCATCGCGAAAGCAAAAGGCGTGCTTCTCGTGGTAGACAACACGTTCATGACGCCATACTGGCAAAATCCGCTGGATCTCGGTGCTGACATCGTGTTCCACAGCGCAACGAAATATTTGGGTGGACATAGCGACGTAGTAGCAGGTCTGGTCGTAGCAAAAGATGCGCAAGTGGGCGAAGACCTCCATTTTGTACAAAATGCAATCGGCGGTGTGCTTGGACCACAAGATTCTTGGCTCTTGCTCCGCGGTATGAAGACGCTGGGTATTCGAATGGAAGAGCATGAGCACAATGCTCGTACGCTGGCAAAATGGCTGTCTGAGCGCAGCGACATCAAACGCGTCATTTATCCTGGTTTGTCTAGCCATTCCGGTCATGAGCTGATTAAAAAACAAGCGCGTGGATTTGGTGGCATGATTTCCTTCGACGTAGGCAGCGCAGAGCGTGCTGACGAAGTGTTGGCAAAGGTAAAATACTACACGCTGGCAGAATCGCTGGGTGCGGTGGAGAGCTTGATCAGCGTACCTGCACGCATGACACATGCTTCTATCCCGGCAGAGCGTCGTGCTGAGCTGGGCATTACGGATGGCCTGGTGCGCATCTCTGTTGGTATTGAAGATGTTCAGGACTTGATCGAGGACCTCGACCAAGCATTGTCCTAA
- the cysK gene encoding cysteine synthase A, with amino-acid sequence MNVFRNVKELIGNTPIVEITQFELPEGVRLFAKLEYFNPGGSVKDRLGMELIRAAEENGQLAPGGTIIEPTAGNTGIGVALAAVGTGYKVIFCVPAKFSEEKQELMRALGAEVVNTPTELGIKGAIAKAKELAESIPGAFVPQQFANPANPDAHYKTTGPEIWSQMDGQVNVFVAGAGSGGTFMGAARYLKEQNPNVKTVIVEPEGSILNGGESGPHKTEGIGMEFLPPFMDTSYFNAIHTILDVEAFDLVKQLAAKEGLLVGSSSGAAMAAALREAREAAPGTNIVTLFADGSERYLSKKIYQGGI; translated from the coding sequence GTGAACGTATTTCGCAATGTGAAGGAACTGATTGGTAATACGCCGATCGTCGAAATTACTCAATTTGAGCTTCCAGAGGGTGTCCGCTTGTTCGCCAAGCTGGAATATTTTAACCCGGGGGGCAGCGTAAAAGACAGACTGGGCATGGAGCTGATTCGTGCCGCAGAAGAGAACGGCCAATTGGCCCCAGGTGGTACCATTATTGAACCGACAGCAGGAAATACAGGAATTGGTGTAGCGCTGGCCGCTGTAGGAACTGGTTATAAAGTCATTTTCTGCGTACCAGCGAAGTTTTCCGAAGAAAAACAAGAGCTGATGCGCGCCCTCGGAGCAGAAGTCGTCAATACACCGACAGAGCTGGGGATTAAGGGTGCAATTGCGAAGGCAAAAGAACTCGCAGAATCGATTCCAGGTGCTTTTGTTCCACAGCAATTTGCTAACCCGGCAAATCCAGACGCACACTACAAAACAACAGGTCCGGAAATTTGGAGTCAAATGGACGGCCAGGTAAACGTATTTGTGGCAGGCGCGGGTTCTGGCGGTACTTTCATGGGGGCTGCTCGCTACTTGAAAGAACAAAACCCAAACGTAAAAACGGTCATTGTCGAGCCAGAAGGTTCCATCTTGAATGGGGGAGAATCCGGCCCGCATAAAACAGAAGGGATCGGCATGGAGTTTTTGCCTCCGTTCATGGATACGAGCTACTTTAACGCCATTCACACGATTCTCGATGTGGAAGCATTCGATCTGGTCAAGCAGTTGGCTGCCAAGGAAGGCTTGCTCGTAGGCAGCTCCTCAGGTGCAGCCATGGCAGCGGCATTGCGCGAAGCAAGAGAGGCAGCTCCTGGGACGAATATCGTTACATTGTTTGCCGACGGCAGCGAACGTTATCTAAGCAAGAAAATTTACCAGGGAGGAATTTAA
- a CDS encoding NifU family protein: MDIMDQVQEVLDKLRPYLQRDGGDVQLVDVEDGIVKLRLMGACGSCPSSTITLKAGIERALVEEIPGIKEVQQVF; encoded by the coding sequence ATGGATATCATGGATCAAGTACAAGAAGTTCTCGATAAACTGCGCCCTTACCTGCAACGTGACGGCGGAGATGTACAACTCGTTGATGTAGAAGATGGCATCGTGAAGCTGCGCCTGATGGGTGCTTGCGGTAGCTGCCCTTCCTCTACCATCACCCTGAAAGCAGGAATCGAGCGTGCACTGGTGGAAGAAATACCAGGCATCAAAGAAGTTCAACAAGTATTCTAA